A DNA window from Salarias fasciatus chromosome 23 unlocalized genomic scaffold, fSalaFa1.1 super_scaffold_20, whole genome shotgun sequence contains the following coding sequences:
- the LOC115384020 gene encoding tripartite motif-containing protein 35-like: MSFRLQSDLLCPICHDVFQEPVILGCSHSFCQRCLELHWKQRDDRLCPLCQRRHSKDRLPPNLLVKILSDKVRRARGKSWAPRTICSLHSKTFKLFCLDQQQLACVVCRDSEQHTHHSFRPVDEAAVDQRDALQTALKPLRRRLADVQLAGQKLQRTAEDLEVQARNTERRMKETYEKLRRFLAEDEKERMAALREEEEQKSRMMEEMMETLSRQIQTLSDVIRATEEELRDDDLPFLLNSKAAVERVQQCSMTGEPQLPSGTHIDVTKHLGNLKYNIWNRMKDLVSYTPLILDPNTADPDTVLSEDLSSLVPGDGKTQETPEKIEFSSVLASQGFSSGTHSWDVEVGDSPEWKLGVLAESVRNRTYQLSGLWLIDRHHGGYRAMTPSHSYTPFSVRTKPRRVRVTLDWKTDQLTFFDLDTETHIYTFNNKFTEKMFPYISTAKHLPLRVLPREIRVSVDPHTSNVS; the protein is encoded by the coding sequence ATGTCTTTCAGACTGCAGAGCGATCTTCTCTGTCCCATCTGCCATGATGTTTTTCAGGAGCCAGTCATCCTGggctgcagccacagcttctGTCAACGCTGCCTGGAGCTTCACTGGAAACAGAGAGACGACAGACTCTGTCCGCTTTGTCAAAGAAGACACTCCAAGGACAGACTTCCTCCCAATTTGTTGGTGAAGATCCTGAGTGACAAGGTCCGGAGGGCCAGAGGGAAGAGTTGGGCGCCACGGACCATCTGCAGTCTGCACTCCAAGACCTTCAAACTCTTCTgtctggaccagcagcagctggcgtGTGTGGTCTGCCGGGACTCGGAGCAGCACACCCACCACAGCTTCAGACCCGTGGACGAGGCGGCGGTGGACCAGCGGGACGCCCTGCAGACCGCGCTGAAGCCCCTCAGGAGGAGGCTGGCGGATGTCCAGCTGGCCGGGCAGAAGCTCCAGAGGACGGCAGAAGACTTGGAGGTTCAGGCCCGAAACACCGAGAGGCGGATGAAGGAGACTTATGAGAAGCTTCGTCGTTTTCTCGCCGAGGACGAGAAGGAAAGGATGGCCGcgctgagggaggaggaggagcagaagagcaggatgatggaggagatgATGGAGACTCTGAGTAGACAAATCCAGACTCTCTCAGACGTGATCAGagccacagaggaggagctgagagatGACGATCTCCCCTTTCTCCTCAACTCCAAGGCGGCAGTGGAAAGAGTTCAGCAATGCTCCATGACGGGTGAACCACagctgccttcagggacgcACATCGATGTGACCAAACATCTGGGAAACCTCAAGTACAACATCTGGAACAGGATGAAAGACCTGGTGTCCTACACTCCCCTCATCCTGGACCCCAACACGGCGGATCCCGACACGGTCCTGTCAGAAGATCTGAGCAGTCTGGTCCCGGGAGACGGAAAAACCCAGGAGACCCCAGAAAAGATCGAGTTCTCCTCCGTCCTCGCTTCTCAGGGTTTCAGCTCGGGAACTCACAGCTGGGACGTGGAGGTTGGAGACAGCCCGGAATGGAAGCTGGGCGTGTTGGCGGAGTCCGTCCGGAACAGAACTTACCAGCTATCCGGACTGTGGCTCATCGACCGCCATCACGGCGGATACAGAGCGATGACCCCGTCACACTCCTACACTCCTTTCTCCGTCAGGACCAAGCCTCGGAGGGTCAGGGTCACCTTGGACTGGAAGACAGACCAGCTGACCTTCTTTGATTTGGACACTGAGACACACATCTACACCTTCAACAACAAGTTCACAGAGAAGATGTTCCCGTACATCTCCACCGCCAAACATCTCCCACTGAGAGTTTTACCGAGGGAGATCCGAGTGAGTGTCGA